Proteins encoded by one window of Gemmatimonadota bacterium:
- a CDS encoding sialidase family protein: MTVTASRIIAVALLIAPVGATAQSSLPRAPGARIVTVTPTGKTGSEPSIAINHYSPNQIAVTAGSGLLAYSTDSARTFTTVNPAGEGGTTGGDPSMTFDDRGNLYFSYLAFRKLGTASYWAHGATENGVWVVRSPDGGKTWKKPVGVKTWTGHESNIKFEDMPRIWADQNEKSPHRGNIYYAWIEWGLENSIVLYSRSTDQGATWSKPVRISTIAGYPRDDNGSVVGIIGTVAPDGTVYIVWNQGLNITLAVSKDGGATFAPSRPIIDVGPPYFGGTGGVPGVARTMGFPQISLDRKSGELYVTWSDFRNGDVDVFISRSSDHGKTWTPAMRVNDDPIHDGNDQFFQWMAVDPVNGDVYVQFYDRRDDPNNRNTRLTLARSTDGGKTFRNYDWSDRSFAGENASLGDYMWMVAYDGRVYGVWAEAAPEGYQVEGNPNRPAPTVRRTPTIFRVGTADFHGVK; encoded by the coding sequence ATGACCGTGACCGCCTCCCGTATCATCGCCGTCGCACTGCTGATCGCACCCGTTGGTGCTACGGCCCAGTCGTCCCTCCCGCGCGCGCCCGGTGCCCGAATCGTCACCGTTACACCAACGGGCAAGACCGGAAGCGAGCCCTCGATCGCCATCAATCACTACAGCCCCAACCAGATAGCCGTCACAGCCGGCAGCGGGCTGCTGGCCTATTCCACCGATTCGGCCCGCACCTTCACCACGGTGAATCCGGCCGGCGAAGGCGGGACGACTGGCGGCGATCCGTCGATGACCTTCGACGACCGCGGCAACCTCTACTTCTCATATCTCGCATTCCGTAAGCTCGGGACTGCGTCCTACTGGGCCCACGGCGCCACCGAAAATGGCGTCTGGGTAGTGCGCTCACCCGACGGCGGAAAGACGTGGAAGAAGCCAGTAGGCGTGAAGACGTGGACGGGACACGAGAGCAACATCAAGTTCGAGGACATGCCGCGTATCTGGGCCGACCAGAACGAGAAGAGTCCGCATCGCGGCAATATCTATTACGCGTGGATCGAGTGGGGTCTCGAGAATTCCATAGTTCTGTACTCGCGCTCGACAGATCAGGGAGCCACCTGGTCCAAACCGGTGCGGATCAGCACGATCGCAGGTTATCCGCGCGACGACAACGGATCGGTGGTCGGAATCATCGGAACCGTCGCGCCCGACGGAACGGTGTACATCGTCTGGAATCAGGGACTCAACATCACGCTCGCCGTGTCGAAGGACGGAGGTGCGACGTTCGCGCCGTCCAGGCCGATCATCGATGTTGGACCGCCCTACTTCGGCGGAACGGGCGGTGTTCCGGGCGTCGCGAGAACGATGGGCTTTCCGCAGATAAGTCTGGACCGCAAGTCGGGCGAACTGTACGTGACGTGGAGTGATTTCAGAAATGGCGACGTGGATGTGTTCATCTCACGCTCGTCCGATCACGGCAAGACCTGGACGCCAGCGATGCGCGTGAACGACGATCCGATTCACGACGGAAACGATCAGTTCTTCCAGTGGATGGCGGTCGATCCCGTCAACGGTGACGTGTACGTGCAGTTCTACGACCGTCGCGATGATCCCAACAACAGGAACACCCGCCTTACACTCGCGCGCTCGACCGACGGTGGAAAGACTTTCAGGAACTACGACTGGTCGGATCGCTCATTCGCCGGTGAGAACGCGAGCCTCGGCGATTACATGTGGATGGTCGCGTACGACGGACGTGTGTACGGCGTCTGGGCCGAGGCTGCGCCGGAAGGATATCAGGTAGAGGGGAATCCGAATCGGCCTGCGCCGACGGTGAGACGCACACCGACGATCTTCAGGGTGGGGACGGCAGATTTTCACGGAGTGAAATAA
- a CDS encoding peptidase dimerization domain-containing protein — protein sequence MRILPFASLALLVPFALSAQETPTERESARDVVRQLDSLESSLKLPALVARLTGPNAARDQVVARAKQLMDTDLLALGDDITRHPEIGFEEKRSVQLLTDYLKRHDFTVQMGTPGLPTAFVARYTKTHGGPSLGVIVEYDALRGTKGAFHGDQHSTQGPIGLAAAIAVAEFLSKTGTPGTVTVFGTPGEEMMPPNAKTVMYESKVFDGMDILVRSHSSSATTRPAAGFGTCCMNIDGVKYVFSGAPAHQLTAWNGRNALTAAIHLFNNIDAMRSNMRPETRIQGVITEGGTAPNVVPDRAVADFYVRYPDEVYLAQVSKIVDDAARAAALATGTKVKIEHYGADRDGIGVGALNEVAFAYMKKYGAVGVVPEPGKPQGYEETGSVSSAIPGVGFQARTSNAPNHTYEMEADALTDVGHKGFVVDAQAMSALLFDFATHPEYRATVKREFDTIRALHGEYLNALRKTYVVPNVPTPEQ from the coding sequence ATGCGCATCCTCCCGTTTGCCTCGCTCGCACTGCTCGTCCCATTTGCCCTCAGCGCTCAGGAAACGCCGACCGAGCGGGAATCGGCGCGCGACGTCGTCCGGCAACTGGACTCGCTCGAGAGCTCGCTCAAACTCCCTGCACTGGTTGCGCGGCTGACCGGTCCGAACGCGGCCCGGGATCAGGTCGTGGCTCGAGCGAAGCAGTTGATGGATACCGATCTGCTCGCGCTCGGCGACGACATCACGCGACATCCGGAGATCGGCTTCGAGGAGAAGCGCTCCGTGCAGTTGCTCACCGACTACCTCAAGCGACACGACTTTACGGTGCAGATGGGAACGCCGGGACTGCCGACCGCGTTCGTAGCACGCTACACGAAGACCCATGGTGGACCAAGTCTGGGCGTCATCGTCGAGTATGACGCCCTGCGCGGAACGAAGGGCGCATTCCATGGCGACCAGCACAGCACCCAGGGACCGATCGGTCTCGCTGCAGCGATCGCCGTCGCGGAATTCCTTTCGAAAACCGGAACACCCGGAACGGTCACGGTGTTCGGCACGCCGGGAGAGGAGATGATGCCACCGAACGCGAAGACCGTGATGTATGAGTCGAAAGTCTTCGACGGAATGGACATCCTCGTGCGAAGCCACTCGTCCAGCGCCACGACCCGTCCTGCCGCCGGATTTGGCACGTGCTGCATGAACATCGACGGCGTCAAGTACGTATTCAGCGGCGCCCCAGCGCACCAGCTCACGGCATGGAATGGGCGCAACGCACTAACTGCTGCGATCCACCTGTTCAACAACATCGACGCCATGCGCAGCAACATGCGTCCGGAGACGCGGATCCAGGGCGTCATTACCGAAGGTGGCACTGCACCGAACGTCGTACCGGATAGAGCCGTCGCCGATTTCTACGTTCGCTATCCGGACGAAGTCTATCTCGCGCAGGTGTCGAAGATCGTCGACGACGCCGCGCGCGCCGCGGCTCTCGCCACGGGAACGAAGGTGAAGATCGAGCACTATGGGGCAGATCGCGATGGCATCGGCGTTGGCGCACTCAACGAGGTTGCGTTCGCGTACATGAAGAAGTACGGCGCCGTTGGTGTCGTACCCGAGCCTGGAAAGCCGCAAGGCTATGAAGAGACCGGGAGCGTTTCGAGCGCCATCCCCGGGGTGGGCTTCCAGGCCCGGACGTCGAACGCGCCAAATCACACGTACGAGATGGAAGCCGACGCACTCACCGACGTCGGCCACAAGGGTTTCGTAGTCGACGCACAGGCGATGTCAGCCCTGCTGTTCGACTTCGCGACTCATCCGGAATACCGCGCGACCGTGAAGCGCGAGTTCGATACGATTCGCGCGCTCCATGGCGAGTATCTGAATGCGCTTCGGAAGACTTACGTGGTGCCCAACGTGCCCACACCGGAGCAGTGA
- a CDS encoding DUF5700 domain-containing putative Zn-dependent protease, producing MKSPLSIFLRCTRALDTRSISKAVARPAILVSLVAFVACARTSVNAAPATERTPHGVDVTLVTDEVDAALGIIRSAASGEMPTARQWSALFESQGYDHLKEREASMGRAFTDSSFAQFLTADSVAARLPAIAHVVPELERIDVTSAARMALAYLPVGTPIRARLYLEIKPHTNSFVFTGRDSVPSIFIYVKTDETAVQLNNTLAHELHHIGTNAACRNAPSADSTHMTPAERMLLEYLTAFGEGRAMLAAAGSPDVHPHATDADSIRARWDRDVAHAPADIADLSGFITDVIAGRIATADSVQRRGNSYFGVQGAWYTVGWLMASTVEREAGRAALIGTLCNPVGFLSQYNHAAKQSNSSKGARLPLWPAPLIDTLSRMARAPRK from the coding sequence GTGAAATCACCGCTGTCCATATTTCTGCGCTGCACCAGGGCGCTAGACACCAGATCCATCTCCAAAGCTGTCGCACGGCCGGCGATACTCGTCTCGCTGGTCGCTTTTGTTGCCTGTGCGCGTACCAGCGTAAACGCCGCTCCAGCAACCGAGCGCACGCCTCATGGTGTGGATGTGACGCTCGTCACCGACGAGGTCGACGCTGCGCTCGGCATCATCCGGAGCGCTGCGTCCGGTGAAATGCCGACTGCTCGACAATGGTCTGCGCTCTTTGAATCGCAGGGTTACGACCACCTCAAGGAGCGCGAAGCGTCGATGGGCAGGGCGTTCACGGATTCGTCGTTTGCACAGTTCCTTACCGCGGATTCCGTGGCCGCTCGGCTACCCGCAATAGCGCATGTGGTACCTGAGCTCGAGCGCATCGATGTGACTTCGGCTGCACGCATGGCGCTTGCGTATCTGCCAGTGGGGACGCCGATTCGCGCGCGGCTCTATCTCGAGATCAAACCTCACACCAACAGCTTCGTGTTCACCGGAAGGGACTCGGTGCCGTCGATCTTCATCTATGTGAAGACCGATGAAACCGCGGTCCAGCTCAACAACACACTCGCTCACGAGCTGCACCACATCGGCACGAATGCAGCGTGTCGCAACGCACCGAGTGCCGATTCGACGCACATGACACCCGCGGAGCGGATGCTGCTCGAGTACCTGACGGCGTTCGGCGAAGGCCGCGCAATGCTCGCCGCTGCGGGTAGTCCTGACGTACATCCTCATGCAACCGACGCGGATTCAATTCGCGCGCGCTGGGATCGCGATGTCGCGCATGCACCAGCAGACATTGCCGACTTATCGGGATTCATCACGGATGTGATCGCCGGCCGGATTGCGACCGCGGACTCCGTTCAACGTCGCGGCAACTCCTATTTCGGAGTGCAGGGCGCGTGGTACACCGTCGGCTGGCTCATGGCATCGACCGTCGAGCGTGAGGCAGGGCGTGCCGCACTGATCGGCACACTCTGCAATCCGGTCGGTTTTCTGTCACAGTACAACCACGCCGCGAAGCAGTCGAACTCGAGCAAGGGTGCAAGGCTTCCGCTCTGGCCCGCGCCGTTGATCGATACGCTCTCGCGGATGGCACGCGCGCCGCGGAAGTAG
- a CDS encoding DinB family protein yields MTMKDAADPWRAIVASSVDWREAHATFDDAVAGLSAELRGRRPHHYPHSAWELVEHIRLAQADLIAFMRDASYTAPKWPDDYWPSDPAPPTAAAWDESIAAVQHDREELKTLAARPTLDLAAKIPWGDGQTYLRTILVATDHTAYHVGQLIAVRLMLGAWPAA; encoded by the coding sequence ATGACAATGAAGGACGCAGCCGACCCATGGCGCGCTATCGTTGCTTCGTCGGTCGACTGGCGCGAAGCGCACGCGACATTCGATGACGCGGTCGCGGGTCTGAGCGCCGAGCTCCGCGGCCGCCGGCCTCATCACTACCCGCACTCCGCGTGGGAGCTGGTTGAACATATTCGACTGGCGCAGGCCGATCTGATCGCGTTCATGCGGGACGCATCGTACACCGCACCAAAGTGGCCCGACGATTACTGGCCATCCGATCCCGCACCACCAACTGCCGCGGCGTGGGACGAAAGCATCGCGGCTGTGCAACACGATCGGGAGGAGCTCAAGACCCTCGCCGCGCGTCCCACACTCGATCTCGCCGCGAAGATTCCGTGGGGTGATGGACAGACATACCTGCGCACCATCCTCGTCGCGACCGACCACACTGCTTATCACGTCGGTCAACTGATCGCGGTGCGCCTGATGCTCGGCGCGTGGCCCGCTGCGTGA
- a CDS encoding NAD(P)-binding domain-containing protein, whose translation MSYAIIGFGEVGQALARAFARKGIEVSVATTHDPESFASAAAAIGPTIVPRTLAEAIKADIIFLAVGYGSHRDVAKALPSWKGKIIVDVTNAYGVPAEELGGQPSGRVVAQAFTGARLVKGFNHLPAGILEQDPAVHGGRRVVFLSSDDDGAAAEIAALAENLGFAPIQLGGLSEGGLLVQARGNSWGQLIFKDLVKFN comes from the coding sequence ATGAGCTACGCAATTATTGGCTTCGGCGAAGTCGGCCAGGCTCTGGCCAGAGCATTCGCCCGAAAGGGAATCGAAGTATCCGTTGCAACCACGCACGACCCGGAAAGCTTTGCATCCGCTGCGGCGGCGATCGGACCCACGATCGTTCCCAGGACACTGGCAGAAGCCATCAAGGCAGACATCATCTTTCTGGCTGTCGGCTACGGATCGCACAGGGATGTCGCGAAGGCGCTGCCGAGCTGGAAGGGAAAGATCATCGTCGATGTGACCAATGCCTACGGCGTCCCCGCTGAGGAGTTGGGAGGACAGCCTTCCGGCAGGGTCGTCGCGCAGGCCTTCACTGGGGCAAGACTGGTCAAGGGCTTCAACCATCTGCCCGCTGGCATCCTCGAGCAGGATCCGGCAGTCCATGGTGGCAGGAGAGTCGTGTTCCTCTCGAGCGACGATGACGGCGCAGCGGCGGAGATTGCCGCGCTTGCAGAAAATCTCGGTTTCGCGCCGATCCAACTTGGTGGGCTTTCGGAAGGTGGGCTGCTCGTGCAGGCGCGCGGAAACAGCTGGGGTCAACTGATCTTCAAGGACCTGGTCAAGTTCAACTGA
- a CDS encoding helix-turn-helix domain-containing protein: protein MTTPSQTCGTGFSCGLDATLHIISGKWKPLVLFFLRDGPKRYGELKRLTQGVSDKVLIQQLKDLEADHVLVRTDYREVPPRVDYALTPLGRSLADALVPLCTWGNENMAVTARIVAARDTLP, encoded by the coding sequence ATGACGACGCCTTCTCAGACCTGCGGTACGGGCTTTTCCTGCGGGCTCGACGCCACCCTCCACATCATCTCGGGCAAGTGGAAACCACTGGTCCTGTTTTTCCTGCGCGACGGCCCGAAGCGCTACGGCGAGCTCAAGCGCTTGACCCAAGGCGTCAGCGACAAGGTGCTGATCCAGCAATTGAAGGATCTGGAGGCCGATCACGTGCTGGTGCGGACCGACTACAGGGAGGTGCCGCCGCGCGTGGACTACGCGCTGACCCCGCTCGGTCGCAGCCTGGCCGACGCGCTCGTTCCGCTGTGCACGTGGGGAAACGAGAACATGGCGGTAACGGCAAGGATCGTGGCCGCGCGCGACACGTTGCCTTAG
- a CDS encoding pitrilysin family protein: protein MRPTRFLTALCVTLIAGAAQAQQAFNIPHLPVERHTLPNGLTVLLSRDTAVRVVTVDVWYHVGSRNETPGRTGFAHLFEHVMFQGTKHIPNGQHARIVEEAGGDMNGSTASDRTNYFETLPSNRLETALWLESDRMGFLLDSLDQSKLDAQRGVVKNERRQRVDNQVYGSASEVMSAALFPASNPYSWPTIGSMRDLDAATLGDVKQFFRANYSPANATLAIVGNFDPARALSLVSKYFGPIPAGHKVVQPIVAPVTLPSEKRIVLEDTKATLPRLMIAWPTVSNHSPDNAALSALAEVLRHDRTSRLTKLLVYDRQLATQVMAWQSGFDGAGEFTITVQPRPGASLTVIEHLIDSTLTSLASDAPPTAPEIARYKSQETLSLVLQLESAMRKAETLLQGQVFDGDPLAYVKETEQSLDVKPSDVTRVLRKYLTRGRVVLSMVPAGQLGLAADTTKAYVIATPAGGATATASPAATATAASNTPADSIRETPETFDRTVAPAPNGDASLAFPAIQMRTLSNGIRVAVLEDHRTPVVQADAVLDIPGTADPAGKTGLSGVVMQLLGEATKSRSAAQIADARSVLGNYVSATSFLVTTQNADSALALMGDELRNPAFPEAALKRIEANEIAQLARQNDDAQYLSDRVLLNVLYGAGHAYARSTTAAEISSMTRDDVEHFYQTYYRPPNIQFVVAGDITPDAAVAKLQHYFGDWKAGTRARVTPPPPHGASATAIYIYDRPGSAQSVILVGAPGPRRDAPDHYATELMNTALGGAFNSRLNLDLRERRHFTYGATSEFEFRRPPESGVFRAGAAVEAQKTDSAVLAFMRDIGDVGGARPITPTELEFAKSASVKRLPLQFETTLAREGAVNTLLSDDLNLQYYQSLVPNLERVTSADAARAGKAHLDASHMAIVVVGDRKIIEPGLRALNIAPVVIVPPLPSAQKKMQ, encoded by the coding sequence ATGCGACCAACGAGATTTCTGACGGCGCTGTGCGTCACTCTGATCGCCGGCGCTGCGCAGGCGCAGCAGGCGTTCAACATTCCGCACCTTCCAGTCGAGCGGCACACGCTGCCGAACGGCTTGACGGTTCTGCTATCGCGTGATACCGCTGTACGCGTCGTAACAGTCGACGTGTGGTATCACGTCGGATCTCGCAACGAAACACCAGGCCGCACCGGCTTCGCACATCTATTCGAGCATGTGATGTTCCAGGGGACCAAGCATATCCCCAACGGCCAGCACGCCCGGATCGTCGAGGAAGCCGGCGGCGACATGAACGGCAGCACAGCCAGCGATCGCACGAACTACTTCGAGACACTTCCGTCCAATCGACTGGAGACTGCTCTGTGGCTCGAGTCGGACAGGATGGGCTTCCTGCTGGATTCGCTGGATCAGTCGAAGCTCGACGCGCAACGCGGTGTGGTGAAGAACGAACGCCGGCAGCGGGTGGATAATCAGGTGTACGGCTCCGCCTCGGAAGTGATGAGCGCGGCGCTCTTTCCAGCATCCAATCCGTATTCATGGCCGACGATCGGATCCATGCGCGACCTGGATGCAGCGACGCTCGGTGACGTCAAGCAGTTTTTTCGCGCCAATTATTCGCCAGCCAACGCAACGCTTGCGATCGTAGGGAATTTCGATCCCGCGAGGGCACTGTCGCTCGTATCGAAATACTTCGGACCGATACCGGCTGGGCACAAGGTCGTTCAACCCATCGTCGCACCGGTAACGCTGCCGAGCGAAAAGCGGATCGTGCTGGAAGACACCAAAGCCACGCTGCCGCGCCTTATGATCGCGTGGCCGACTGTCTCCAACCACAGCCCGGACAATGCAGCACTGTCAGCGCTGGCCGAGGTGTTGAGGCACGATCGTACCAGTCGTCTCACCAAGTTGCTGGTGTACGACCGACAGCTTGCGACGCAGGTAATGGCGTGGCAGAGCGGCTTTGACGGAGCGGGCGAATTCACCATCACCGTGCAGCCCCGTCCTGGTGCGTCTCTCACGGTGATCGAACATCTCATCGATTCCACACTCACGTCACTCGCGAGCGATGCACCGCCGACCGCGCCGGAGATCGCACGCTACAAGAGTCAGGAGACACTGTCGCTCGTGCTGCAGCTCGAAAGTGCAATGCGGAAGGCCGAGACGCTCCTGCAGGGCCAGGTCTTTGACGGCGACCCGCTCGCGTATGTCAAGGAGACAGAACAATCGCTCGACGTGAAACCCTCTGACGTTACACGCGTATTGCGTAAGTACCTCACCCGCGGGCGCGTGGTACTCAGCATGGTGCCGGCAGGCCAGCTCGGGCTGGCGGCCGACACGACGAAAGCGTACGTCATCGCCACTCCAGCCGGCGGCGCGACGGCCACTGCATCGCCGGCAGCAACTGCGACGGCCGCGAGCAATACACCCGCCGACAGCATACGTGAAACGCCGGAGACGTTCGATCGCACCGTAGCGCCGGCGCCAAACGGCGACGCATCGCTGGCGTTCCCGGCAATTCAGATGCGAACGCTGTCCAATGGAATTCGTGTGGCCGTTCTCGAAGATCATCGGACGCCAGTCGTTCAGGCCGATGCCGTGCTCGACATACCGGGGACGGCAGATCCCGCGGGAAAGACGGGGCTTTCCGGTGTGGTGATGCAGCTACTGGGCGAGGCGACAAAGTCGCGCAGTGCCGCGCAGATCGCGGACGCGAGATCGGTACTCGGCAACTACGTATCGGCCACCAGTTTTCTTGTGACAACCCAGAACGCGGACAGCGCGCTTGCGTTGATGGGAGACGAGCTGCGCAACCCTGCGTTTCCCGAAGCAGCTCTCAAGCGCATCGAAGCAAACGAGATCGCTCAGCTTGCACGTCAGAACGACGACGCGCAATATCTTTCCGATCGGGTTCTCCTGAATGTCCTGTATGGCGCGGGCCACGCGTACGCGCGCAGCACGACAGCGGCCGAGATCAGCTCGATGACGCGTGACGATGTGGAACACTTTTACCAGACATACTACCGCCCGCCCAATATTCAGTTCGTTGTCGCGGGCGACATTACCCCCGACGCGGCGGTGGCCAAGCTGCAGCACTATTTTGGCGATTGGAAAGCCGGTACTCGCGCTCGTGTCACGCCACCACCTCCGCACGGTGCCAGCGCTACCGCGATCTACATCTATGACCGACCCGGTTCGGCGCAGAGTGTCATACTCGTTGGCGCCCCAGGTCCGCGCAGAGATGCGCCGGATCACTACGCCACGGAGCTCATGAACACCGCACTGGGTGGCGCTTTCAATAGTCGTCTGAACCTGGACCTGCGCGAGCGGCGTCACTTCACCTATGGCGCCACATCGGAATTCGAATTTCGGCGTCCGCCCGAATCCGGTGTGTTCCGCGCCGGCGCCGCTGTTGAAGCTCAAAAGACCGATAGCGCTGTTCTGGCGTTCATGCGAGACATCGGCGATGTCGGTGGTGCGAGGCCGATAACCCCGACCGAGCTCGAGTTCGCCAAGTCAGCGTCTGTGAAACGGCTGCCGCTGCAGTTCGAGACTACGCTTGCGCGCGAAGGCGCGGTGAATACGCTTCTGAGCGACGATCTGAATCTTCAGTATTACCAGAGCCTGGTCCCGAATCTCGAGCGGGTAACAAGTGCAGACGCGGCGAGAGCAGGGAAGGCGCACCTCGATGCGAGTCACATGGCCATCGTCGTTGTCGGCGATCGCAAGATCATCGAGCCAGGTCTGCGTGCGCTCAATATCGCGCCGGTCGTGATCGTACCGCCTCTTCCATCCGCGCAGAAGAAAATGCAGTAG